In Chitinophaga nivalis, a single genomic region encodes these proteins:
- a CDS encoding ATP-dependent helicase — MKANYLDELNEQQREAVTHINGPLMIVAGAGSGKTKVLTTRIAHLMRNGVDAFNILSLTFTNKAAREMKERVEKILGGSEARNLYIGTFHSVFARLLRAEASRLGYPSDFTIYDTDDAKSVLKTIINELNLDDKHYKPNFVYNRISAAKNSLMGPEEYQLDHLVQQEDMRANRPMIGKIYDMYAKRCFKNGAMDFDDLLFKMYVILKAFPEVLHKYQHKFKYIMIDEYQDTNPAQYEIIKLLGAVNENICVVGDDAQSIYSFRGATIENILQFEKDYDDVKVVKLEQNYRSTKSILNVANEVIAHNKGQIEKNLWTDNTEGDTIKLVRTMTDNEEGKFVADTIAEQKLRNHYDNRDFVILYRTNAQSRSFEESLRRKAIPYRIYGGLSFYQRKEIKDFVAYLRVTMNTRDEESLKRIINYPVRGIGKTTIEKTVVLSNEHNITMWEVLERAKEFGFKSGTLEAIEGFVTMISSFQAMLGKQNAYDVAVMVGKSTNIVKELFNDKTTEGLARYENVQELLNSIKEFTETPDEEGELLDKSMGSYLQQITLLTDADQGNNEDSDVVKLMTIHAAKGLEFPVVFTVGLEETLFPSGMSINTREELEEERRLFYVAITRAKARLWLTHANSRYRFGNLVQNEPSRFLEEMPDKFIDRSYAGGGSVRNAFGSGSTNGWSNSNANNMFDRMQKKSPAAPAQSSSPKPMPKPSSVPVNHVPTAGFAPDDPAGMQPGMEVEHQKFGFGNITAIEGAPNNRIATIVFPKGGGEKKIMLNYAKLRIVK, encoded by the coding sequence ATGAAGGCAAACTATTTAGACGAGCTTAACGAACAACAACGGGAAGCAGTAACACATATCAATGGCCCATTGATGATTGTAGCCGGCGCCGGTTCGGGAAAAACCAAGGTGCTGACCACCCGTATTGCTCATCTGATGCGTAATGGCGTTGATGCGTTTAATATTTTGTCGCTCACCTTTACCAACAAGGCGGCACGTGAAATGAAGGAAAGGGTGGAAAAGATCCTGGGAGGCAGTGAAGCCCGCAATCTGTATATAGGTACCTTCCACTCCGTATTTGCCCGCTTGCTGCGTGCAGAAGCAAGCCGCCTCGGTTATCCCAGTGATTTCACCATTTATGATACCGATGATGCCAAGAGTGTGTTGAAAACCATCATCAATGAATTGAATCTGGACGATAAACACTATAAGCCCAACTTCGTATACAACCGCATTTCAGCTGCTAAAAACAGCCTGATGGGACCGGAAGAATACCAGCTGGATCATCTGGTACAACAGGAAGACATGCGCGCCAACCGGCCCATGATCGGTAAGATCTACGACATGTACGCCAAACGCTGTTTTAAAAACGGCGCCATGGACTTTGATGACCTGCTCTTCAAAATGTATGTGATCCTCAAGGCCTTCCCGGAAGTGCTGCATAAATATCAGCACAAGTTTAAATATATCATGATCGATGAGTACCAGGATACCAACCCGGCACAGTACGAGATCATTAAACTCCTGGGTGCTGTCAATGAAAACATCTGTGTAGTGGGAGATGATGCCCAGAGTATTTACTCCTTCCGTGGTGCTACGATCGAAAATATCCTCCAGTTCGAAAAAGATTACGATGATGTGAAAGTGGTAAAACTGGAACAAAACTATCGCAGTACCAAATCTATCCTGAATGTTGCCAACGAGGTAATAGCCCATAACAAAGGCCAGATAGAAAAGAATCTTTGGACAGATAATACAGAAGGTGATACCATCAAACTGGTACGCACCATGACCGATAACGAGGAAGGGAAATTTGTAGCAGATACCATTGCAGAACAGAAATTGCGGAACCATTATGATAACCGCGATTTTGTGATTCTGTACCGTACCAATGCGCAAAGCCGTTCCTTTGAGGAAAGCCTCCGCCGGAAAGCCATTCCATACCGTATTTACGGTGGTCTGTCGTTCTACCAGCGGAAGGAAATCAAGGATTTTGTGGCCTACCTGCGGGTGACCATGAATACCCGCGATGAAGAGAGCCTGAAAAGAATTATCAATTACCCGGTGCGTGGTATCGGTAAAACCACTATCGAAAAAACGGTGGTGCTCAGCAATGAGCATAACATCACCATGTGGGAAGTGCTGGAAAGAGCCAAGGAATTCGGTTTCAAAAGCGGCACGCTGGAAGCAATCGAAGGTTTTGTGACGATGATCAGCAGTTTCCAGGCGATGCTGGGCAAACAGAATGCCTACGACGTAGCGGTAATGGTCGGAAAATCTACCAATATCGTGAAAGAACTCTTCAACGATAAAACGACCGAAGGTCTTGCCCGGTATGAGAACGTGCAGGAGCTGTTGAACTCCATCAAGGAATTTACAGAAACCCCTGATGAAGAAGGGGAGTTGCTGGATAAAAGCATGGGCTCCTACCTGCAGCAGATTACCCTGCTGACAGATGCAGACCAGGGCAATAATGAAGATAGCGACGTGGTAAAGCTGATGACCATTCACGCTGCAAAAGGACTGGAATTCCCGGTGGTATTTACCGTAGGGTTGGAAGAAACGCTGTTTCCCAGCGGCATGTCTATTAACACCCGCGAAGAACTGGAAGAAGAAAGACGGTTGTTTTACGTAGCGATTACCCGTGCGAAGGCCCGCCTGTGGCTGACGCATGCCAACAGCCGTTATCGTTTCGGTAACCTGGTGCAGAATGAACCCAGCCGCTTCCTGGAAGAAATGCCGGATAAATTTATTGACCGCAGCTATGCTGGTGGAGGTAGTGTACGTAATGCCTTCGGCAGCGGCAGTACCAACGGCTGGAGCAACAGCAATGCCAATAATATGTTTGACCGGATGCAGAAGAAAAGCCCGGCAGCCCCGGCGCAGTCTTCTTCTCCCAAACCGATGCCCAAACCATCTTCTGTACCGGTGAATCACGTGCCTACCGCTGGTTTTGCCCCCGATGATCCGGCAGGCATGCAACCAGGTATGGAAGTAGAACACCAGAAATTTGGTTTCGGTAACATCACTGCTATAGAAGGTGCTCCCAATAACCGTATTGCCACCATTGTATTCCCGAAGGGTGGCGGAGAGAAAAAGATCATGCTGAACTACGCGAAACTGCGTATCGTAAAATAA
- a CDS encoding regulatory protein RecX translates to MQKEIEKLRHYCAYQERSHYETRHKCLELGLRGAEVEEALATLVADNFLNEERFAKAFAGGKFRIRQWGRKKIILELKQKQVSAYCIKKAMEEIDENDYAAVLLKLADKKYRSLEREQPLKRKYKTMQHLLQKGFESDLISDALEQIVNNEA, encoded by the coding sequence ATGCAAAAAGAGATAGAAAAGCTCCGGCATTATTGTGCCTACCAGGAGCGAAGCCATTACGAAACCCGGCATAAATGTCTGGAATTAGGATTGCGCGGTGCGGAAGTAGAAGAGGCACTGGCAACACTGGTGGCCGATAACTTCCTGAATGAAGAACGTTTTGCGAAAGCTTTTGCCGGCGGCAAATTCCGTATCAGACAGTGGGGGCGCAAAAAAATAATATTGGAACTGAAACAAAAACAGGTATCTGCCTACTGCATTAAAAAAGCGATGGAGGAGATAGATGAAAATGATTATGCAGCTGTATTATTGAAACTGGCAGACAAAAAATACCGGTCACTGGAAAGAGAACAGCCCCTGAAAAGAAAGTACAAAACGATGCAACATCTGTTGCAAAAAGGTTTTGAATCCGATCTGATTAGTGATGCGCTTGAACAAATTGTAAATAATGAGGCATAA
- the nagA gene encoding N-acetylglucosamine-6-phosphate deacetylase, which translates to MPVTYTNARVFTGDGILEESAVTTDYGIVTSILPAAAVESQEGTVVDLQGAILAPAMIDLQIYGGNGAVFSLYPSVASLTAVVDYSKAGGAALVMPTVATISPEIMLEAIHAVKAYWEQGGKGVAGLHLEGPFINPAKKGAHLPQYIRKPAQEDIDWIITHGKGIVKIMTLAPECCDPILIRQLQEAGIVVFAGHSNATYDQAYIAFEQGIRHATHLFNAMSPLESRAPGIVGAIYDHPAVSASIVADGVHVDFAAIRISKKIMGERLFLITDAVEENKTGPYTYLREQDRFVSATGVLSGSRLTMIQAVRNCVEQVGISLEEALRMASLYPARAIGQAQQRGRIKPGYAAALVAIRPNWEVTVYCE; encoded by the coding sequence ATGCCAGTTACCTACACAAATGCCCGGGTATTCACCGGAGATGGAATATTGGAGGAAAGCGCCGTTACAACAGATTATGGCATTGTTACGTCGATATTGCCTGCTGCTGCCGTGGAATCGCAGGAAGGTACGGTCGTGGATCTGCAGGGGGCTATATTGGCGCCGGCTATGATTGATCTGCAGATTTATGGCGGCAATGGCGCGGTGTTTTCCCTGTATCCTTCTGTTGCCTCACTGACTGCGGTGGTAGACTACAGCAAGGCGGGCGGCGCAGCGTTGGTGATGCCTACTGTAGCCACTATTTCACCGGAAATTATGCTGGAAGCCATACATGCGGTGAAAGCCTATTGGGAACAGGGAGGCAAAGGCGTAGCCGGTCTTCACCTGGAAGGACCTTTTATTAATCCGGCAAAAAAAGGGGCGCATTTACCGCAGTACATCCGTAAACCTGCGCAGGAAGATATCGATTGGATCATTACTCATGGCAAGGGCATTGTGAAAATAATGACACTGGCGCCGGAATGCTGTGACCCCATCCTGATCAGGCAGTTGCAGGAGGCGGGTATTGTGGTGTTTGCAGGGCATAGCAATGCTACCTACGACCAGGCTTACATTGCTTTTGAACAGGGTATCCGGCATGCTACCCACTTATTTAATGCCATGTCGCCGCTGGAAAGCCGCGCTCCGGGGATCGTAGGAGCTATATACGATCATCCGGCCGTGAGTGCCAGTATTGTCGCGGATGGCGTACATGTGGATTTTGCCGCCATCCGGATCAGTAAAAAGATCATGGGTGAACGTTTATTCCTGATTACCGATGCGGTAGAGGAAAATAAAACCGGGCCTTATACCTATCTCCGGGAACAAGATCGGTTCGTAAGTGCCACCGGTGTATTGTCTGGCTCCCGGCTTACGATGATACAGGCAGTCCGTAATTGTGTGGAACAGGTAGGTATTTCCCTGGAGGAAGCCCTGCGAATGGCAAGCCTGTACCCGGCCCGCGCAATCGGACAGGCGCAGCAGCGTGGGCGTATCAAGCCCGGGTATGCAGCAGCACTGGTTGCCATCCGGCCAAACTGGGAAGTAACAGTATACTGCGAATAG
- a CDS encoding amidohydrolase, giving the protein MSDLKVTLIQTQLHWEDIAANLRMFDEKINSIGERTEVIFLPEMFSTGFSMQPERLAEKMDGSAFQWMKQKSAEKNVIIAGSLIIEEEGQYLNRLIWMLPNGTYGTYDKRHLFGYAGEDEHYHPGDKRLIAQVKGWKINLTVCYDLRFPVWSRNTIQPDTQAPAYDLLVNVANWPERRSTAWKTLIQARAIENQCFAIGVNRVGNDGNNIYHSGDSSLIDPMGEIIYRKSHDEDIFTYTLQREKLDEIRKNIPFLKDADAFTILPKA; this is encoded by the coding sequence ATGTCAGACCTTAAAGTAACACTTATCCAGACGCAGCTGCACTGGGAAGATATAGCGGCTAACCTCCGAATGTTTGATGAGAAGATCAACAGTATAGGAGAAAGAACGGAAGTCATTTTTTTACCGGAGATGTTCAGTACCGGTTTTAGTATGCAACCGGAACGCCTGGCCGAAAAGATGGATGGCAGTGCTTTTCAGTGGATGAAACAAAAATCCGCCGAAAAGAATGTGATCATCGCCGGCAGCCTGATCATCGAAGAAGAGGGTCAGTACCTCAACCGGTTGATCTGGATGCTGCCTAACGGCACCTATGGTACTTATGACAAGCGCCATCTGTTTGGCTATGCCGGAGAAGATGAACATTATCATCCCGGTGATAAACGATTGATAGCCCAGGTAAAAGGTTGGAAAATCAATCTGACCGTTTGTTATGACCTGCGTTTCCCGGTATGGTCCAGAAATACCATTCAACCGGATACCCAGGCGCCGGCCTACGACCTGCTGGTGAATGTGGCCAACTGGCCGGAACGGCGCAGTACCGCCTGGAAAACACTGATACAGGCACGTGCCATTGAAAATCAATGTTTTGCTATAGGTGTAAACCGGGTGGGCAATGATGGCAATAACATCTACCACAGCGGCGATTCCAGCCTGATTGATCCTATGGGTGAAATCATCTACCGCAAATCTCATGACGAAGACATTTTTACGTATACCCTTCAACGTGAGAAGCTGGATGAAATAAGAAAAAATATTCCTTTCCTGAAGGATGCAGACGCCTTCACTATTTTGCCCAAAGCATAA
- the gloA2 gene encoding SMU1112c/YaeR family gloxylase I-like metalloprotein, whose amino-acid sequence MLLQAVHHIAIICTDYHRSKTFYTDVLGLQVIREVYRAERDSWKLDLALGEQYIIELFSFPDPPARVSRPEASGLRHLAFAVADITAAVQQLQDKGVETEPIRLDPHTQQRFTFFSDPDGLPLELYEVRD is encoded by the coding sequence ATGTTATTACAGGCAGTCCATCACATCGCTATTATCTGTACTGATTATCACCGCAGTAAAACGTTTTATACCGATGTGCTGGGCCTGCAGGTAATCCGGGAAGTATATCGCGCAGAACGCGATTCCTGGAAGCTGGACCTGGCACTTGGTGAGCAATATATCATAGAATTATTTTCATTTCCCGACCCGCCTGCACGCGTGAGTCGCCCGGAAGCCAGTGGCCTGCGTCACCTGGCTTTTGCCGTGGCAGATATTACTGCGGCTGTTCAGCAGCTGCAGGACAAAGGCGTGGAAACGGAACCCATACGTTTAGATCCGCACACACAGCAGCGATTTACTTTTTTCTCAGATCCGGATGGTTTGCCCCTGGAATTGTATGAAGTCCGGGATTAG